A single genomic interval of Dysidea avara chromosome 6, odDysAvar1.4, whole genome shotgun sequence harbors:
- the LOC136258266 gene encoding armadillo repeat-containing protein 7-like codes for MFSSEESLKRRTGPHGTGRLKYLQAIVTEYQDTSDKEHKLQIIANLANFGYDPINYQFFRTLNVIDLFLDVLAEEDQDKEDKEYNDTMIQFAIGGICNCCLDKLNKAYIIENDGIQYTVKCLESTNDCTVMSAITTLMYLITPETRLAITAGYIQNRMKQLVKSTNTRISNLAKIFLEDYCKRNMPAGDEN; via the exons ATGTTCAGTAGCGAGGAGTCACTGAAGAGACGCACAGGACCTCATGGAACGGGAAGattgaaatatctacaggcgaTAGTCACTGAATATCAAGACACTAGTGACAAGG AACACAAACTTCAGATCATTGCTAACTTGGCCAACTTTGGCTATGATCCGATCAACTATCAGTTCTTCCGCACGTTGAATGTGATTGACTTGTTTCTTGATGTGTTGGCTGAGGAAGACCAAGACAAGGAAGACAAAGAGTACAATGACACAATGATACAGTTTGCCATTGGTGGGATTTGCAACTGCTGCTTAG ACAAGTTGAACAAAGCTTACATCATTGAGAATGATGGGATACAATATACTGTGAAGTGTTTGGAGAG TACTAATGACTGTACAGTCATGTCAGCCATTACTACACTGATGTATCTGATCACCCCGGAAACCAGGCTGG CCATTACAGCTGGATATATTCAGAATCGGATGAAACAACTTGTCAAGTCTACCAATACTAGAATATCTAATCTGGCCAAGATCTTCTTAGAG GACTACTGTAAACGGAACATGCCAGCTGGTGATGAGAATTAA